In a single window of the Tautonia marina genome:
- a CDS encoding glycoside hydrolase family 88 protein, translating into MAEPQLVDLADLKPRLQRTFDHYASKFGTLIDHHPDFFPIYTEGGRWRHGGELWTDWCAGFLTGILWHCYRRIRHEWWRDKAEHYCRLLEHKQHDRDVHDLGFIFLNSYLPWYEVTGDESKKQVVVTAGQTLALRFRERGEYLCSFIGPESLFIDIMMNVPVILYAARETGDENLLRIAKAHCRTTERTIVRPNGSTAHEGIFDTNTGEFLRQSTHQGLSAESDWTRGLAWSLYGFGTVYTYTNDPADLAVAERNADHFIDRCPDGLVAPWDFDAPEGDRMADSSASAIAASGLWQLADLTRDPARAARYQDAALTILDSLCSDAYVSWNEPEWEGVLKHGVYHKPKGLGVDESVMWGEFFFLEAICKVLSMIDGD; encoded by the coding sequence ATGGCCGAGCCCCAACTTGTCGACCTGGCCGACCTGAAGCCGCGCCTGCAGCGGACCTTCGATCACTACGCCTCGAAGTTCGGCACCCTGATCGACCACCACCCCGACTTCTTCCCGATCTACACCGAGGGCGGTCGGTGGCGGCACGGCGGGGAACTCTGGACCGACTGGTGCGCCGGCTTCCTCACCGGCATCCTCTGGCACTGCTACCGCCGCATCCGCCACGAGTGGTGGCGCGACAAGGCCGAACACTACTGCCGCCTGCTCGAACACAAGCAGCACGACCGAGACGTCCACGACCTCGGGTTCATCTTCCTGAATTCGTACCTTCCCTGGTACGAGGTCACGGGAGACGAATCGAAGAAACAGGTCGTTGTCACCGCCGGCCAGACGCTTGCCCTGCGCTTCCGAGAGCGAGGAGAGTACCTCTGCTCGTTCATCGGGCCGGAAAGCCTGTTCATCGACATCATGATGAACGTCCCGGTCATCCTCTACGCCGCCCGGGAAACCGGCGACGAGAACCTGCTCCGGATCGCCAAGGCCCATTGCCGGACCACCGAGCGCACCATCGTTCGGCCCAACGGCAGCACGGCCCACGAGGGGATCTTCGACACTAACACCGGCGAGTTTCTCCGGCAGAGTACCCACCAGGGGCTCTCCGCCGAGTCGGACTGGACCCGAGGGCTTGCCTGGTCGCTGTACGGCTTCGGCACCGTCTACACCTACACGAACGACCCGGCCGACCTCGCCGTTGCCGAGCGCAACGCCGACCACTTCATCGACCGCTGCCCCGACGGGCTGGTCGCCCCCTGGGACTTTGACGCCCCCGAAGGGGATCGCATGGCCGACAGCTCCGCCTCGGCCATCGCCGCCTCGGGTCTCTGGCAGCTTGCCGACCTGACCCGCGACCCCGCCCGCGCCGCCCGCTACCAGGACGCCGCCCTGACAATCCTCGACTCCCTCTGCTCCGACGCTTACGTCTCCTGGAACGAACCCGAGTGGGAAGGCGTTCTCAAGCACGGCGTCTACCACAAGCCCAAAGGGCTCGGCGTCGACGAGTCCGTCATGTGGGGCGAGTTCTTCTTCCTCGAAGCCATCTGCAAGGTCCTGTCGATGATCGACGGAGACTGA